In the Raineyella fluvialis genome, GCGGTCAGCGATTCCGAGGCCATGGCCCGCTGGACCTCGACGAAGTTGGTCGTCCAGTAGCCGAAGGAGAGCACGAAGCCCAGGCCGAAGACGATGCCGATCACCGACAGGACCGGATCCTGGAAGCCGGAGAGTGACTGCCCGGGCCAGGAGTGCAGCTGCTGGGCCGCCGGCGCCACCTTGGCGCTGGCCGGTGCGGCGGCAGCGGCCTCGGTGATCTTCTGCGTGAGACCGGCCCATCCACCGACCTTGTGCAGGCCGAGCAGGGAGAGCGGCAGCAGCGAGGCGACGATCACGAAGAACTGCAGCACCTCGTTGTAGATAGCCGCGGACAGACCGCCCAGGGTGATGTACGCGAGGACGATGACGGCCGCCGCGATCAGGGTCACCCACTGCGACCAACCCAGCAGCGCATGGATGATCGAGCCCAACAGGTAGAGGTTGATGCCGGCGATGAGCAACTGCGCCAGGGCGAACGAGATCGAGTTGACCAGGTGGGCGCCGGTGCCGAACCGCTTGCGCATGAACTCCGGGACCGACCGGACCTTGGACCCGTAGTAGAAGGGCATCATCACGACACCCAGGAAGAGCATGGCGGGGATGGCGCCGATCCAGAAGTAGTGGACCGTCGGCATCCCGAGCTGGGCGCCGTTCGCCGACATGCCCATGATCTCGACCGCACCGAGGTTCGCCGAGATGAAGGCCAGACCGGTCACCCAGGCGGGCAACGACCGACCGGACAGGAAGAAGCCGATGGCATCGGAGGCCTGGCGGCGCGCCATCAACCCGATGCCGAGCACCGCGACGAAGTAGATCACGATGATCAGGTAATCGACCCACTGCGCATGGATGAGTGTGTTCATCCTCGTTGATGTCCTCTCAGACGTGACGGACCCGACCCTCCGGCGGACCCGGGGGACCAATGTTTACGTCAACATTGTGGGAATGGAACGATGTTGACAAAGATCCTGGCCAGTGTCAACAAACTTGCACGACAGTAATGTTTACGTCACCATTGCTGAAGGTACGGGGCACAGACGCCCAGGGTCGCGGTTCCGACGCGAGCCGGGCACCGATGACCGCCCCGCTCTGGGAGGAACAGGACAATGACGACGGGTATCCCCAGCTGGTCCGGCGAGGAGGGCGCACGACGCGCCCGTGAACTCTTCCGCGAGGCGTTCGGCACCCCACCCGACGGGGTCTGGGGCGCCCCCGGCCGGGTCAACCTGATCGGCGAGCACGTCGATTACAACGGCGGCACCTGCCTGCCGATCGCGCTGCCCCACCGTACGTACGTGGCACTGCGCCGACGCGAGGACCGGGTCGTCCGGCTCGTCTCGGCCGACGCTGACCCGTCCCGCTGGGAGGGCAGCCTCGACGACGTCCGTCCCGACGGGGACATCCCCTCCTGGGTCGGGTACGCCGCCGGCCCGGCGTGGAGCCTCGGGCAGGAGGGGGCCTACCTGGGCGGCTTCGATGCGGCGATCTCCTCCTGCGTGCCGTGGGGGGCGGGGCTCTCCTCGTCCGCGGCGATCGAGTGCGCGATGGCGCTGGCCCTCGACGAGACGTACGACCTGGGTCTCGGCGGCGACACCGAGGGCCGCTCCCGCCTCAGCGCCGCCTGCGTCCGGGCGGAGAACGACGTGGTCGGAGCCCCAACCGGCGGGATGGACCAGGCGGCGGCGCTGCTCACCGAGGAGGGGCACGCCCTGCTCCTCGACACGCTAGACGGCTCGCTGACCCAGGTGCCCTTCGACCTCGGCGCGGTCGGGCTGGCGCTGCTGGTGATGGACACCCGCGCCAAGCACGCCCTGAACGACGGGCAGTACGCCGCCCGCCGAGCGACGTGTGAGGCGGTGGCAGCGCGGGAGGGCGTCGCCACCCTGCGGGAACTGGACGACCCGGCGGCGGTGCTGGCCCGGCTGACCGATCCGGTGGAGCAGCAGCGGGTGCGCCACGTGGTGAGTGAGATCGAGCGCGTCGCGACGTTCGTGGACCTGCTCAAGGCCGGGGAGTACGACGCGCTCGGGCCGGTGCTCGACGCCTCGCACACCTCGCTGCGCGACGACTACGAGGTCAGCTGCGACGAGTTGGACGTCGCGGTGGAGACCGCCCGGGCCACCGGGGCACTGGGCGCCCGGATGACCGGCGGTGGTTTCGGCGGGTCGGCGATCGCGCTCACCCCGGTCGACAAGGTCGACGCGATCACCGCGGCGGTGGCGGCGGCGTTCGACGAGCGCGGCTGGAACCCGCCGCAGTTCCTGGTCGCCCTGGCCGCCGCGCCGGGTGGCCGGGTCGACTGACCGACGACAGACACCGACGAGAGGAACGACAGGACCGATGAGTGCCGCAGGACTCCAGCACGCGACCGACCGGATGCGCCGGGCCGGCGTACCCGACCTCGCCATCGAGGTGTTCGCCCACTACTACGCCCAACTGGAGGAGGGCCACACCGGCCTGATCCCGGAGGACTCCATCGACCCGGTGCTCGACGTCACCGACATCGCCGAGGTGGAGGTCTCCCCCGAGCAGCAGCGCGAGGCGCTCTCCAAGACGGTGATGATCAAGCTCAACGGCGGGCTCGGCACGTCGATGGGGATGGACCGGGCGAAATCCCTGTTGCCGGTCCGGGACGGGTTGAGCTTCCTCGACATCATCGCCCGGCAGATCCGGCACACCCGTACGGCGGGAGACATCGGGCTGCCGCTGCTGCTGATGGACAGCTTCCGCACCCAGGAGGATTCGCTGGCGGCCCTGGCCGCCTACCCGGAGCTGGCCCACGAGGGTCTCCCGTTGGACTTCGTCCAGCACCAGGAGCCGAAGCTGCTGGTCGACTCGCTGGAGCCGGTGGACTGGCCGGCCGATCCGTCGCTCGAGTGGTGCCCGCCGGGCCACGGCGACATCTACGTCGCACTGCTCACCACCGGCCTGCTCGACGAGTTGATCGCCCGCGGCTATCGCTACGCGAACACCTCCAACGCCGACAACCTCGGCGCCGCCCCGGACGGCCGGCTGGCCGGCTGGTTCGCGGCGAGCGGGGCGCCGTACGCTCCGGAGGTGTGCCGCCGGACCCCCGCCGACCGCAAGGGTGGCCACCTCGGCCGGCGCAAGAGCGACGGGCGGATGATCCTGCGCGACACGGCGCAGACCCCCGAGGAAGACATGAAGTGGTTCACCGACGAGGAGCGGCACCCCTACTTCCACACCAACAACCTGTGGTTCGACCTCGTCGCGCTGCGGGACGCACTGGCCGCCCGCGGCGGGGTGCCGGGCCTGCCGCTGATCCGCAATCGCAAGCACGTCGACCCCCGTGACCCGGACTCCCCGGAGGTCTACCAGATCGAGTGCGCGCTGGGTGCGGTGGTCGAGCTGTTCGACGACCCTCAGCCGGTGCTGGTCGAGCGCGGGCGGTTCCTGCCGGTGAAGACGACCGACGACCTGCTGCTGCTGCGCTCCGACGCGTACGAGATGGGTGAGGACTTCCGGCTGCGGCTGGTGCCCGAGCAGGCCTGCCTGGTCAAGCTCGACTCCCGCCACTACAAGCGGATCGCGGACTTCGACGCCCACTTCCCGCAGGGCGCCCCGTCGCTGCGCGACGCCGACTCCCTCACGGTGGAAGGCGACTGGACGTTCGGCGCGGACGTGGTCGCCACGGGCGACGTACGACTGACCGACCCGGGCGAGCCGCGGACCATCCCCGACGGCACCGACCTGGCAACCTTTGATGGGAGAGACGCATGACCCCGAGCAGCCCCACCGGGCGCCAGTACACCATCCGGCTCGGCGAGCAGGAGGCCGTGATCACCGAGCGGGGCGCGGCGCTGCGTTCCTATCGGGTCGGTGAACGCGACGTCATCGTCCCCTTCGGTGCCGACGAGTTGCCGCCCGCTATGCACGGCTCGATCCTCCTGCCGTGGCCCAACCGTCTCGCCGACGGCCGCTACGACTTCGACGGCGAGACCTACCAGTTGCCGATCAACGAGCCGGCGCGCCGGGTGGCGAACCACGGGCTGGTGTTTCCGCTCTTCTGGCGGGTCCTGGAGCAGACCGACGCGTCAGTGGACTTCGCCCTGACGCTGGTGCCCGAGCCCGGCTATCCGTTCCGGCTCGAGGTCCGCGTCCGGTACGCGCTCGACGAGGACGGCCTGACCGTCCGGCTGGCGACGACGAACACCAGCGAGAAGCGGGCGCCGTACGGGGTGGGGTTCCATCCGTGGCTGTCGCCCGGCGAGGCGAGCGTCGACGACTGCCGGCTCAAGGTGGACGCCGGTGAGTGGTTGCGGACGAACGAGCGGCTGCTGCCGGTGGCGACCGAACCCCTGCCGGCCGAGAAGGACTTCTCCACCGCCCGCGAGATCAGCGACACGTCACTGGACGACGGCTTCGCCTCGGCGAGCTACCAGGACGGGCGCTCCTGGGTGCGGCTCAGCGCGCCCGACGGCCGGACCGCCGCCACCTGGATGGAGCCTCCGCTGGGGTACTGGCAGGTCTGCACGGGTGACTTCCCCGAGACCGGACCGTACGAGCGCACCGGCGTCGCAGCCGAGCCGATGTCGTGCCCGGCGAACGCCTTCGTCAGCGGCCAGGACCTGGCCGTCATCGAACCGTCCGCCACGCACACCGTGGTCTGGGGGCTGCGCCTGGAGGACGACACCCGGAGGGCCGAGGCGTGACCGGGGCGCGGGCCACGGTTTCGCTGGCGGACGTCGCCCTGCTCGCCGGGGTGTCCTCCCAGACCGTGTCCCGCGTCGCCCGCGGCGAGTTGTCCGTCAAGCCCGCGACCGCCGAGAAGGTCCGCGCCGCCATGCGCGAGCTCGGCTACCTGCCCAACCGCGCCGCCAGGGCGCTGCGGTACGGATCGTTCGGGACCATCGGTGTGGTCGGCCACCAGCTGTCGCGGACGGGCGAGGCCCACATCACCGAGGCGGTGATCGAGGCGTTGCGCGAGCGGGACTATTCCGTGATGCTGATCGACACCCCGACGACGAGTGCGGCGGACCTGCTCGACGCCTTCACCAAGCTCGGCCAGTCGGTCGACGGGATGGTCGTCCTGCGGCTCGAGACGCAGAAGCCGGCCCGGGTGGAGTTGCCGGCCCGGATGCCGATCGTGGTGGGCGACTTCCGCTACGCCGACAGCCACACGGCGGTCGGCACCGACCAGGCCGGTGGCACCCGGCTGGCCGTGGACCACCTCCTCGGGCTCGGGCACCGGACCATCCACCACGTCTCCGGACCGAGGAGCTCGGTCCAGGCGACCGCCCGTGAGGAGGCCTGGACCGCTGCGCTACGGGAGGCCGGCCGCGAGGTGCCGCAGGTGCTGCGTGGGGACTGGACTCCCCGGTCGGGCTATGCCGCGGGGCTGAGGCTCGTGGCCGACCCGGCGGTGACGGCGGTGTTCTGCGCGAACGACGAGATGGCCCAAGGCGTGCTGCGGGCGCTCCACGAGGCGGGCCGGCGGGTGCCGGAGGACGTCTCGGTGGTCGGTTTCGACGACCTGATGGCCGAATGGTTGTGGCCACCGCTGACGACGATCGCCCAGGACTTCACCACGATCGGCCGCGAACTGGTCTCGGCCCTGATCGAGCAACTGGGGGCGCCGGATCGGGTCGCGACGAAGCGGATCCTGGTGTCGGCACGGCTGGTGGTGCGGAAGAGCACGGGGCCGGCGCGGGGCTGAGGCTCAGAGCCGCTCCCGCTGACTCTCCATCAGCCAACCAAGGCCTCGCGGACGTTACTGGCTTCCCGCTGCCGTCCTGCGGTCCGCGAGGACGCGGATCATCCGCGAGGGCGCGCATGATCCGCGAGCGCCGCGCAATGCCCGCGGGCTACACGTCCGGAGCGATCGAGCGGATGTCGTCCGGCACGTCGGCCGCGCAGCCCGCCAACTCCTCCAGGGTCACGTACTCGAGGGCGCCCTCGTGGGTCGCCGCCAGGATCACCGGCGCGACGATGCCGGCCCGGTACGCCTGCACCCACCGGGAGGCGACCACGCACCAGGCGTCGCCGGGCCGCAGGCCGGGGAAGCGGAACTGCGGCACCGGGGTCGAGAGGTCGTTGCCGGTGCGCTGCTGGAACTCGAGGAATTCCTTGGTCATCAGGGCACAGATCGTGTGGCTGCCGACGTCATCGGAGGACGTGGCGCAGTACCCGTCCCGGAAGAAGCCCGTGACGGGATCAGTGCCGCAGGGTTGGAGAGGTTCGCCGAGAACG is a window encoding:
- a CDS encoding sodium:solute symporter family protein; the protein is MNTLIHAQWVDYLIIVIYFVAVLGIGLMARRQASDAIGFFLSGRSLPAWVTGLAFISANLGAVEIMGMSANGAQLGMPTVHYFWIGAIPAMLFLGVVMMPFYYGSKVRSVPEFMRKRFGTGAHLVNSISFALAQLLIAGINLYLLGSIIHALLGWSQWVTLIAAAVIVLAYITLGGLSAAIYNEVLQFFVIVASLLPLSLLGLHKVGGWAGLTQKITEAAAAAPASAKVAPAAQQLHSWPGQSLSGFQDPVLSVIGIVFGLGFVLSFGYWTTNFVEVQRAMASESLTASRKTPIIGAFPKMFVPFFTILPGMLAAVLVNEIAQTKMGIKVPGGAAGSGVKFNDALLFLMRDLLPNGLLGLAIAGLLAAFMAGMAANVSAFNTVFSVDIWQTYIVKERRDHYYVGVGRIATLVGVVVAIFTALIAAQFSNIMDYLQTLFGFFNAPLFATFILGMFWKRMTATAGWVGLVVGTGSAIFVWALAQNGVFTLSGQGTAFVAASAGFVLDIVVSILVSLVTKPKPSEELLGFVYSETPKSHFHDPKLKDMPVMARPLPLAGLALVMVIVLNAIF
- the galK gene encoding galactokinase, giving the protein MTTGIPSWSGEEGARRARELFREAFGTPPDGVWGAPGRVNLIGEHVDYNGGTCLPIALPHRTYVALRRREDRVVRLVSADADPSRWEGSLDDVRPDGDIPSWVGYAAGPAWSLGQEGAYLGGFDAAISSCVPWGAGLSSSAAIECAMALALDETYDLGLGGDTEGRSRLSAACVRAENDVVGAPTGGMDQAAALLTEEGHALLLDTLDGSLTQVPFDLGAVGLALLVMDTRAKHALNDGQYAARRATCEAVAAREGVATLRELDDPAAVLARLTDPVEQQRVRHVVSEIERVATFVDLLKAGEYDALGPVLDASHTSLRDDYEVSCDELDVAVETARATGALGARMTGGGFGGSAIALTPVDKVDAITAAVAAAFDERGWNPPQFLVALAAAPGGRVD
- a CDS encoding DUF2237 family protein — encoded protein: MDARNVLGEPLQPCGTDPVTGFFRDGYCATSSDDVGSHTICALMTKEFLEFQQRTGNDLSTPVPQFRFPGLRPGDAWCVVASRWVQAYRAGIVAPVILAATHEGALEYVTLEELAGCAADVPDDIRSIAPDV
- a CDS encoding UTP--glucose-1-phosphate uridylyltransferase: MSAAGLQHATDRMRRAGVPDLAIEVFAHYYAQLEEGHTGLIPEDSIDPVLDVTDIAEVEVSPEQQREALSKTVMIKLNGGLGTSMGMDRAKSLLPVRDGLSFLDIIARQIRHTRTAGDIGLPLLLMDSFRTQEDSLAALAAYPELAHEGLPLDFVQHQEPKLLVDSLEPVDWPADPSLEWCPPGHGDIYVALLTTGLLDELIARGYRYANTSNADNLGAAPDGRLAGWFAASGAPYAPEVCRRTPADRKGGHLGRRKSDGRMILRDTAQTPEEDMKWFTDEERHPYFHTNNLWFDLVALRDALAARGGVPGLPLIRNRKHVDPRDPDSPEVYQIECALGAVVELFDDPQPVLVERGRFLPVKTTDDLLLLRSDAYEMGEDFRLRLVPEQACLVKLDSRHYKRIADFDAHFPQGAPSLRDADSLTVEGDWTFGADVVATGDVRLTDPGEPRTIPDGTDLATFDGRDA
- a CDS encoding LacI family DNA-binding transcriptional regulator, whose amino-acid sequence is MTGARATVSLADVALLAGVSSQTVSRVARGELSVKPATAEKVRAAMRELGYLPNRAARALRYGSFGTIGVVGHQLSRTGEAHITEAVIEALRERDYSVMLIDTPTTSAADLLDAFTKLGQSVDGMVVLRLETQKPARVELPARMPIVVGDFRYADSHTAVGTDQAGGTRLAVDHLLGLGHRTIHHVSGPRSSVQATAREEAWTAALREAGREVPQVLRGDWTPRSGYAAGLRLVADPAVTAVFCANDEMAQGVLRALHEAGRRVPEDVSVVGFDDLMAEWLWPPLTTIAQDFTTIGRELVSALIEQLGAPDRVATKRILVSARLVVRKSTGPARG
- a CDS encoding aldose 1-epimerase family protein, with product MTPSSPTGRQYTIRLGEQEAVITERGAALRSYRVGERDVIVPFGADELPPAMHGSILLPWPNRLADGRYDFDGETYQLPINEPARRVANHGLVFPLFWRVLEQTDASVDFALTLVPEPGYPFRLEVRVRYALDEDGLTVRLATTNTSEKRAPYGVGFHPWLSPGEASVDDCRLKVDAGEWLRTNERLLPVATEPLPAEKDFSTAREISDTSLDDGFASASYQDGRSWVRLSAPDGRTAATWMEPPLGYWQVCTGDFPETGPYERTGVAAEPMSCPANAFVSGQDLAVIEPSATHTVVWGLRLEDDTRRAEA